The genomic window ATTGTTGCACTTTTTGTTAATTATGTGATGAGAAAATCTTCCTATATGATTTCATAAACACCTGAATGCTAAATATAGGATGAAGTAGGAGGTTCTGATAACCGTTATGCCCAGAAGTGCCTTATCGAACTTAcataatattaatactggaaaaagaaaaaaaatgtggGGCAAATTTCTCCGAAGGTGTCAAATGTGGACACATTTTTGTAACAAAGTGGATGGATCTTCACAAACAGATAAACGGATAATCATTTTGTATGTGAACCCACGATTAATCGTTGATATATTATAGTTATGGATCCTATATAAACATCGGCATTAGCCCAAGGTATATAGTTATACAGCATATACGGCACGCTTAGCCATCACAGTTCATCGTGCATGATAGTAGAACTACTAGAGCTCTTCGAGGATCTACTTTTTTTCCCGTTAGCCTTTTTTCCAGGTTTTCTCTTGGTTTTATAGGAGAGGTTAGGAGAAGCAGGTGATGGTGATAGTGATGacgacgaagaagaagaatcagATGAGGATTTGACTGTAGTGGTTTTCGAAGTCATATCAGTAGACAAAATTGTGGTAGTCGATTCTTTAGTAACCTTCGCCGTCTCAGTACTTGTCAGCGTAGAACTTGATTCTCCTTGAATTGTTTCTGTGGCATTTGCTAACTTCTTTTCCAGTTGTCTTTTtgctttttcttcttttctcttttgaGCTCGTAGTTTTCTTTGATGtaaagaattcaattcattgaaaCGGTACTCGTATGAAGTACGTAATGCAGCAAGCTTTTCCTGGATCTTTGGATGaacattatcaaattttaatttcaattcatagAGTTGCTCACGTCCCATCTCTTCGAATGAATCCAAATCGACAAGATCCTCAATAGCTGCGACCGTTTTATTAAACTTGGAAAATAAGGTTTCTATATTAGCTAGTGTTCTATTCATAGAAATCGGTAACCTTATTTTATAGAATTCATCTGTGACATTTAACAaggatgaagaaattttcttttctaatgcTTTTAGATTCAATTCAAGCATCTTTTGTTGATCACTAACATCTTTATAGACCAAAGCCGCTTTGTCTAAGATATCTGAAAATTGATTTGAGTCCAACGGTTCTTTGGATgtctttatatataattcgACTCTGtctttcaaagaattaatcTCACCTAGTTTCTTATCGATTTGTTTCTTGGTGGCATGATCGGAATCTTCTTCCAGCCATTCTAAAGTGCCAGAGACTAATTGAGAAAGTTTATCGACTTGAGCCTTTGGACCATTCTTGATaacatcatcttcttcaagGAAGTTTCTTGCACTATACAAAGAACTttccaataaatttttagaTTCTTGTAGTTGGAACCTTTGTCTATCAAATTCACCTAGatctttaatatttctaataatattatatttttctgaTGGAGATAAAGGTTTGACATTGATATCAGTAGACGTGGTTATTAACTTTATTGTCTTATTGTATTTTGGCTTCTTTGTCGTTTCAGCAGCTGTTTCATTCTTAGGTTTATGTTTGAAAAGCTTGTTCATTATCCCACCGtctgtttcttcttcatcagttTTACTTAATGAATTAAGACAGATAGCTTCCactttttccaatttaaatACACGATCTGATGACAAGGAAAATGTTCCATTGTATGAAACACCATGTTTACATTTATTGTTTGAGAAGGAGTCTTCAGCATTTGATACATCCACTGTTACATTGCTTAATATTTTCCCATTCTCATATAGATCAATAGAGAATGGAGCCATAGTGGTGTCATTTATTGAATGTAGTTCCATTGTTATAGTAGCTGGAAATATAGAACCTTTAGGGAAAATCTTGTTAGTGGCCTGagaggaagatgaagaaacttTTATACTATAATCCGAAATGGAACGttcaataatatctaaCGGCCTAGTTTTAAAAGCGTCAAATTGTTGGACACCTCTTAATACAACACCATTTACTGCTGATTCATCTGCGTTAACATTTCTAAGAATATTATCCTCACCTACAAAGTCGATTAACTGTCTTTGAACAAGAGGAACACGTGTAGAACCACCATGTAAGATTACACcagataaatttttcatggTAACATTGTTATCCCATAGTTGGTTATCTAACGCCTCTTGAATTGGTTCAATGATTTCTGCTAAATGATCTTCCGAAATgtcttctaattcttgtCTAGTGACAGTAGTTTTGAAATCGATGTCGTCAATCAATGATTCAATGGAGACGAAGGCTTCAGTATTTGCACTTAGTATTAGTTTTGCCTTTTCAGCAGCTTGATTTATTTTGGCAATTGCCTTTGGATTTGCATGCAATGTTTCAGTTCTAATCTTTGGATGTTGAGCTAAGAAGttattttcaatcaaaGTGGCCACTTCTAAAGTGAAAGTGGATCCACCTAGATGAGATCTGTAACCATACCCACCTAACTCAATTCTTAATGGTTCGCTTTCATTAGATGATTTCAAGATAGATACCAAAGTAGCCTTTGTGGAGCCACTGCCCATATCGTAAACAATGTAATATTCAGCCTTATCAAGTTCAAaatctcttttctttatggCAAAATTGATGGCAATGGAAAGTCcatcatttattaaagaagttTTAGAGATACCAGAAACTAAACTACTAACGTCGAGCAAAGCATTACGTTGAGCTTGGTAAAAATACCCTGGGACCGTGATGGCCATCATGTCGACATTGTCATTTGTTCTAgcatctttttctttcaatagGACATTTGCTCTATCtacaatttcttcaagGTTCATTGCGacaatttcttctaatgGATACTCAACACCATCCACCACAAAGGACAGACTATTTCTCCCAGTGCTGGTAGCAGTGATATTGACGCCAGGATGTTCTTTTAAGTAATTCAAAACAGTGGGTTCATTAGCAATGGACTTTCCTAACAATGGTTTCAAATTAAGTAACGTATTTTGAGGGAATCTAGTAGCCAATGATCCGACTGCAGATCCataaattctttcaataccATCAGGAAGTTTCTTAATTGCCAGCCCAGATATATCTTTACGTTTGGCTTCTGGGGTTAAGACAATTTCTAGTGGAGCTTGTGGTGAGATGACCATTGCTTTGATGTTTTGTTGACCATAATCAATACCGATGACTGCAGCTGAAATGGTCGTCACTAGGGTGACTAACATCAATGTTATAGACAATAAGGAACATTGTCTCGACAGAAGTTTCATTTTGATTGATAGTTTTGTTACTAATGTTTGTAGAGACTTCGCCAAGACAAATAACTTTCTTGTAtaacaatttttctttctaattGTTTGATTATCCACCAGTTTTGATGTAATGTATCAGATAGTTTTTACGTAGCATTACTCAATTGAAGCTTCCACGGTATTCttttgttgaaaaatttccatATTGTATAAacgaaaaaataatgatatacTTCAAGAGATACACGATCTTCAGGAGGAAGAAACAAGGCAGAAAATAACTTTTCCAGTGGACTAACGACTGCGAAAGATACCTGAGAAACCTATTTGTCGAATATTGGCTGTATACTCTAGTTTttagagaaaataaagCAGTAAGTAGTTCTGCGAAAAAGCATTGTTCAAAAAAGTAAAGATTGGAAACGATGAGTTCTGGTAATGAACATACTCTAGAAGAGTTAAGATCCAAGATTATCGCGTCTATGGGGAAAAAAGAGAATCCACCAGCAGTCATTAAAGGTGGGAATGATGACCGcttgaaaaggaaaagagaTGAGGGCTCAAATGGTTCTGGTCCAAGAGGGAAACATGATATACCATTAGGCCCAAGGGGAGTGAAAGCTCCTTCTCCTGTCAATAGAAATATGCATCAGTCTTTGAGAAATAATGCAGCAGGGTATCCTAAAGGAACACAGGAAAGACTATCAGTTGCTGGTAACCAAGTACAAAATAGGAATGGGATCTATGATCGTCAAGAGAGAATGAAGGACGATAAGggtgatgatgatagaGGATTTGCTAATGGAAGTTACCAAGCCGATGGGAGAAGAAGAGTGAGATATACGAAAAGGACCCCACCACAACAACCACAACCACAGCAGCATCAAAATACAAGACCGGGGGCATCAAGAGACCGTAATGAAAATAGAAGGTACAGAAGAAATGATCAAATGGATACAGTAAGACCAAGAAATGATTACCACAAAGGTACTTGGAATAGCAACAACAGTAACGGCAGAAATAACTATAAAAATAGTCATAATACTTATAATAACAACGGCaataagaataaagaaACTATCCCAAATATCTCGAGAATCCCTGTACAGAATTCCTTTATGGCCCCTACAATCTACCCCAATATTACAAAATCAAGATCAAGTTGTATAATCATTGTGtcatcattgaaaaatgcatcaaatgatgaatctGAAGTGGGCCATACGAGAATTTTGTTAAAGAATTCGGTGGAAACATTTTTGAAAGGTTTGAAATTAGAACAagatgaattgaagaaCTTCACCATTGGGCCTGTCGATGAAGACTATTGtgtatttgaatttaaatcGGCGAAAACTACCACTATGGTATTGAGTTGTCGTTCATACTTTAATAAGAAACTGGGACTTTCTAATGCGACTTGGGAAAGACCTAACGATTACATTGAGccatttgataatttagaaaaattatgtGGTGGAAACGTTCTCACAATTGAAGGATTAGACGATGTCAAAATACTTGACCTTGAAAGTAAGATTAAGGAATTACTTCAGCCATACGGAATAGTAACCAATTGTTCAATGTTCCCATTGATGTATAAAGAGGAAACACGGGACCAACAATCTGTTTCCCAAAATGAGGAACCAAGAAATGAGACGGAAGGAGAATTCACCGGTTGTGTTATCCTATTGTTTGAAGAGAACATAGACGATAAGTTAGAGCCGTTCAAGActtcaatgaaatatatgaGACCCAATAACGGTCGTCTAAGTCAAATGACATCTGCCtttacttttttcaatttaccTCACATGGCTGTCGAAAATAAACATCCTGAATCTTCCATTCTACTATTGATGAATTGTGTTGATCCCTTGGATTTGAAAGTGCCAGAGTTTGctcaagaaattgaagaaactttGCGATATACTGTTGACGAAGTGAACGATATCAAGATCATTAAACCTAATATCGATTATAGGTTGAATTTTGAATGCATCGATCAAGGAGTGGGTAACATCTATTTAAGATTTACTACTGTGGATGCAGCTAAGAAGGCGATGGAGAAATTAAGTGGCACCCAATTTAATGATCGATCCATTTTATGTAGTTATGTTGACGAAGATGACTACAAAAGAACCGGTGTACTTCGAATCTAGGGAAAAGTCCGTATTGACCATCATAATTTAGCGCATATATAATAGAAAAGAATAGAATAGAATAGAATATAATAGCTTCTTCACCAATTTTGTATCTGACAGTTTGACgataattaattaatttgttAGTTTGTTAGTTTGTTATACTCTTCAGCGGTAAACAATTCGTATAAAACGACGCaacattttttcaaaaaggaCAAAACGACGGAAGCTCATCGATCAAatggaatatatttcatttagATGTAGATTACTATAAATCTGACAAGAATCTCACTTTAATAACTTCACAAAGAAGCTTACAACAAGGTGAAGCTACCAATTAGAATTGATCAATTCGATTTACATGCAATAATGGCAAACTCAAAGGAAAAACTTCGAATTATCGAGGCGCATGAGCGCTCACCTGTTGAGGGGAAAGGACCGGTGCAAGATGGGAAGAATACCAAAAGCAATGCTAAGAGTAAggacaaaaaaaagtatgAACAGAATGAGAGAAGATCAAGAAGGTGTAGGAAAAGACCCTTGTTTAATTTCCAGAAAGATATGCAACTTAAAGGTACTTATTACGATGTTATTACTTCtgttaaatatattaacgAGAAGTATGGCTTGAGAGAAAGTTATtatgttgaaaaattcatcaagTGCATTCATAGGAAAATTAATCATGACGTGAGTAGGATTTCTGATCATTACGTCAACTCTTTAAGTCCATGGGTTAAagtcaaattttttttcttgctGGTGACTTTATGTGAGAGAGGTGGTCCGGAGTATTGGTTTGACAAGAGTGATGAAAGTAAAGAGCCTGCCAAAGATCCATCGTCGACGAATGTTAGTACCCTGGATTCAGGTAATAGTACTGCTGTGGAAGAACCAGCGATTTCCTCGAAAAACAGTGATACTTCTAACGGAATCGCCAAGgaatcttcttcaacaaatgaagattttatttccattttgaaaaattccatTTCTCCTGAATTCACTTTAAGTGAATTAATCATGAAACAAAACATTAACCCTGATTATAATGAGAGTACACATGATGaaaattatctttattcatCTACTTGGGCAAATTTCATGGAGGGATTAATTAATCATTACTTAGAAAAAGTCATTATCCCATCCTCTGAATTAAAAGTTTGCCAACAATTATACAAACCTatgatgaaaattatttcattgtacaatgaatataatgaattgatgGAAAAAAGTGAACGAAATGGGTTCTTATCAACTCCTAAGGAGACAAATAGTGAAAGTACACCAACAACCACCAACGATGGGGAAGAATGTGATACTGCCAGCAAGAAGGATTCtcttgatgaaaatgaagatgtCATAACACAAGAAAGATTGGATAGAGCTCAAAAGTTATTATGGCAAGCTCGAGAAGATATTCCAAAGACGATAAGTAAAGAATTGACTATGTTGTCTGAAATGTATCAAACTTTATCAGCAGATGAACAAGATTatgaattagatgaattCGTATGTTGCGctgaagaatatattgaaactGAATATGTACCATGTCTGATTAATGTTTTGTTTGCGAATTGTGGAACTGtaaatttttggaaaattatGCTAGTCTTGgaaccatttttttattatatcgAAGATTTaggagaagaagatgatgatgatgaaattggtACGGAAGAACCATTCGATATTACTGGCTCGACAGTTATCACTCATAATGATACAGATGCTAATCTTACGGGAGCTAAAATTGATAACAGTAAACGAGTCTTTAGCCCTGATCCAAGAGTCATGACGCTAGAGAAAATCTGCAAAGTTGCTGCTAAACAAAAATGGATTTAAAAAGTTTGTAAGACATTCAGCATCAtgttaaaaaattaacttAGATATTTGTGTACATGTAGAATATATAGCTCAATAAAATCATCGATAACCTTTAGAAAGTGAGAAAGTATAAACTCTTTTATTCGCTAGCCTATCAACAATTTAGGCACtgtaatataattaaaCGTATCTCTAAAATTATAAATCTGTcacatttttctttgatcGTCCGTTAACACATTTCAGTTGTTACTTATTTCGTTTTTCTCTTATTATAACTTGGTAGTTCGTCATATCTatgatttttcatcttcctGAACTTCTTCATTTCAGAAACTTTACCAATAATACGATGTCTACTAGCCAAAGCCCTTTGAGTAACATCTGAGAAATCTCTATAACGTCCATTGAAATgtaagaagaaataaatcgCCACACAAACAACAACGACAAGAGTTGGTATAGTCAATGCAACATAATACCATTTATCATCACTAATACCAGCATCGATCATAGCCCATTCTTCTTTCGTTGTCTTGGCCACTTTAGAACCtaatatcatatataaCAAGACACCACGTTCTAATGgattaaattcatcatctggAACATTGAAAGGTTGAACAGAGACAACAATTCTACGCTCATATTGTCCTTGTAACCAATCTTCATCAACTTCAATAGGATACATACCATCGACATTTTTGACCCATTCAGAGGAAAAAAATGTGGCTGGAATATCTCTTTTATGATAACCTTTATCACTGGCTTTTTCTTTCACATAAGATAAATGAACACGGACTTTATCAATAACAGTACCAGAatgttcatcatcaaaaaaTTGAGTAAACCATGAAACAAAATACGTTTTACCAACTTTCCATTGAGAATTTTCACGAGGTGTACAAAATGGTTCACTTGAAATATCCTTGGCTAAACCCTTGAAGAAATAACGCTCTGGTGTACATCTAATAACTGGATTCAGCGAGACATAtgtatcatcttcatctaaataaacttcttcttcataaACATCATTTGGGTCCATATTATGAGCTTTCAATTGTTCGTATGAATAAGTAACAACAGTTGCAGTCTTGAAATAAGTGGAATAATTAGGTCTGCCCTTCTTAGTACGACCATTTTTCACTTCTGGCTTAATGGTTTGAGGAGTACCATCTTTCTTCAACGAGACCCATGGTTCCAATGGATCAGGAGTTGGAAGCGGTTTCCCTGAGAATGTGACACCTGCAATGACTGTTGGTGTCACTATTTCCACTTGTGTATCATAGACGGTACGAAGCCATGGTTTGGCCTCTTCTGATGTGGTTTCCTTCTCATTAGGACGATGGACCTGTTTATAAGCTAAGGCTCCTTTCCCCAAGAGAGAGATGGAGAGGGAGCTAAGGAACAATGAACTTAATGTGAGTTTCATGCTTGTTTGTTTAGAAACGATCTGTTCCAAAAACGTGAGCGTATTAAtcacttttttctttgacGATAATTATCCAATAGAGGTAAGATAGTTATTGAGACTATATATAGCAAAAATAACTCAACAACGAAGCAATATTTCCTTCAGTTTCGAAGTCTCTTTGTTAGTAAAACTTGTAATGACACTGTTTTAAAAAACGGAACAatcaatatttgaaatttttcattttatcCGAGTGAAATATCAACTTTCGATTtcgatgagatgagatggGAAAAATAGAATATGTGTGCTTGGAAGAGAAAGTATAGTTCGAATGGGTagttttaatattaatatgatAGTACATTTTATTCAGGAGAAAATACTCATATCAAAATTAAGATGTCCGCTGTTTACAATAGAtcagaaattgaagaactCGTGAGGAATAATTTGCTACAGTTCCACCTATGGACTGAAGTGACTGTCGCTACAGAGACTCTATCATGGAAAGAAAGTAACATAAGATTGTTAACTGGTAGACCGCCACATAAACTATCTAATGACGATGAGGACGTAATGACAGAATATGTCTTGCCTGTGGAAATGTCCCAATATAAAACAAGTTACTTGACTTTGGAGTTTTTGGACAAAATATTCGACAATTTATGCCCTGAAAACACCAAGAGGTTGACTTTAGCCATTataaatgatgatggtaCCACGGTTTTCTATTTTGTATATAAAGGAATACACAAACcgaagaagaattaaaacATACGTAAATATATCTTCAGTTCAACTATGGCCGATACTCTGGTCAAATGGTAAACGGTTATTGGCCGTTCTGATTTGTACGTATCCTAACAATGGTACATGCACGACAGAATCGAAATTTGAACAAGAACTTTGGCCCATGTCGTCCATACCATaatcattcaaagaattgattACAAAATGGAACTGAAACAAGCTCTTTGCTTGTGCTGTCTTATGCTACGTATACGGAGAACCCTCTGGGcggtattattattgggTGCTTGAAATATGTGAAACAATTGTCAATATTCATAAAGCAAGGCAATAAATGATCTTTTCGCAAATATACTCGATAGGAAAACCTATTGTATGGATAAGCTTAGAATATAATAactaatattaaattaagACTGTTATAAACATTCtatagtaataatacatATTTTATGAATcgataatattttcagtttcaatagaaaaaatattaagatCATTCACTTATTCGCTAACCTTTTGTTTAGCTACTGCTGTTCCATTATTGACAACTTCCTGTAACCATGATAATTCGATTCTACTTACATTTCTTGCATATCCTTTCGTTGTGAAAACATATTCTGTGTACATAATCCCAGGGCAAGATTTGTTGGAAAATAACATCGAGGATGGATGGACACTGATCGTTTCCCCCGTTGACACCGTTCTGTAGGATCTATCTGGCATCCCAATAGCACAATTCTTGGTGAATCCAGTTAGAAAACATTTCAGTATTTTagaaatttcatctttattttctccaATTTTCGGTATTCCTTCTTCTGCAATAAATAGATCTTGATCGTTTTTTCCAAATAGACGTTTACAATACATCCTTAATTGTTCTCTTACTTTTATCACGTTTTTAAATCCACGATAAGAAATGCATAATTCTTTACACCAATCACGTCTTTCATCTGCGGAAGAGGAACTCTTATCTAACTcgtaaaaataaacattgaataattctttcaacattattaaatcaCCATATCTTTTACCTCCGTTACAAATGGTTAAACGACGTTCATTAACTTCATCTCTCTCTTCTGGTTGAggatttaataataaattctcGACGCTCAAACAGGAAACAATATCGATAACTTCTGAAAGACAACCTGATTCGCTTGCTTTAATTAAAACACTACTTAGATGAGGTTGAATCGGTAATAATGCCATATTTTTACCACGTTCTGTAATCTTCCCAGAATCATCTAATGCAGCTAAAGTATATAATTCTTGTAATCCcataattaatgaatctCTACCTGGATTTTCAAACCATGTCCAATTaacaatatctttaattcCATATCTCTTCAACATTAATACGGGAGAAGTGACATCACTTCTTGCAATTTCCGGTTCTGTTTCAAAAGGCAATTTTTTATAGTCTGATTCACAATATAATCTATAGCATTTACCTTCACTTTCTCTACCAGCACGACCACTTCTTTGCATGGCACTTGCTTGAGAAATAGGGACTGTTAAAAGTGTTGCCAACCCCAATTGATGTCTCCAAACTTTAACTTTCCGTAGACCAGAATCTACAACAAATTTGACACCAGATATGGTAACAGAAGTTTCTGCGATATTGGTACTGAATACaacttttcttttaaaacCTTTCACAGGACTGAAAACCAAAGATTGTTGCGCAGGTGACAAAGCTGCATACAATGGATGCCCTATCATCAAAGGGACTTTAGTTTCTTTCGCTATCACTTCACTGACTTTATTTAAGATAGTCACTGCTTTATCGATTTCCTCTTGACCTGGTAAGAAACATAATATATCACCCATTTGTTCGCTTTGATTGATTTGCACACAAcatctaataatactatCGACGATATCATCTGAAGGAgctttcaaataatattgagTCACACGAAACTTTCTTCCTTCCACGAACAATATAGGAGcattattaaagaattgacTAAATTTTTCCGCTTGTATAGTAGCAGACATGACgataattttcaaatcaggTCTTGGTCCTTGAATTAACGATTTCAAGAACCCTAAGATTAAATCAGTCAATACGGTTCTTTCATGAgcttcatcaataataacgaCGCTATACTCCTTCAAATTCCTATCCATCATCAATTCTCTTAATAACATACCATCAgtcaaatatttcaatctTGTCTTAGAATTCG from Naumovozyma dairenensis CBS 421 chromosome 3, complete genome includes these protein-coding regions:
- the LHS1 gene encoding Hsp70 family chaperone LHS1 (similar to Saccharomyces cerevisiae LHS1 (YKL073W); ancestral locus Anc_2.618), with the translated sequence MKLLSRQCSLLSITLMLVTLVTTISAAVIGIDYGQQNIKAMVISPQAPLEIVLTPEAKRKDISGLAIKKLPDGIERIYGSAVGSLATRFPQNTLLNLKPLLGKSIANEPTVLNYLKEHPGVNITATSTGRNSLSFVVDGVEYPLEEIVAMNLEEIVDRANVLLKEKDARTNDNVDMMAITVPGYFYQAQRNALLDVSSLVSGISKTSLINDGLSIAINFAIKKRDFELDKAEYYIVYDMGSGSTKATLVSILKSSNESEPLRIELGGYGYRSHLGGSTFTLEVATLIENNFLAQHPKIRTETLHANPKAIAKINQAAEKAKLILSANTEAFVSIESLIDDIDFKTTVTRQELEDISEDHLAEIIEPIQEALDNQLWDNNVTMKNLSGVILHGGSTRVPLVQRQLIDFVGEDNILRNVNADESAVNGVVLRGVQQFDAFKTRPLDIIERSISDYSIKVSSSSSQATNKIFPKGSIFPATITMELHSINDTTMAPFSIDLYENGKILSNVTVDVSNAEDSFSNNKCKHGVSYNGTFSLSSDRVFKLEKVEAICLNSLSKTDEEETDGGIMNKLFKHKPKNETAAETTKKPKYNKTIKLITTSTDINVKPLSPSEKYNIIRNIKDLGEFDRQRFQLQESKNLLESSLYSARNFLEEDDVIKNGPKAQVDKLSQLVSGTLEWLEEDSDHATKKQIDKKLGEINSLKDRVELYIKTSKEPLDSNQFSDILDKAALVYKDVSDQQKMLELNLKALEKKISSSLLNVTDEFYKIRLPISMNRTLANIETLFSKFNKTVAAIEDLVDLDSFEEMGREQLYELKLKFDNVHPKIQEKLAALRTSYEYRFNELNSLHQRKLRAQKRKEEKAKRQLEKKLANATETIQGESSSTLTSTETAKVTKESTTTILSTDMTSKTTTVKSSSDSSSSSSSLSPSPASPNLSYKTKRKPGKKANGKKSRSSKSSSSSTIMHDEL
- the MUD2 gene encoding Mud2p (similar to Saccharomyces cerevisiae MUD2 (YKL074C); ancestral locus Anc_2.619) yields the protein MSSGNEHTLEELRSKIIASMGKKENPPAVIKGGNDDRLKRKRDEGSNGSGPRGKHDIPLGPRGVKAPSPVNRNMHQSLRNNAAGYPKGTQERLSVAGNQVQNRNGIYDRQERMKDDKGDDDRGFANGSYQADGRRRVRYTKRTPPQQPQPQQHQNTRPGASRDRNENRRYRRNDQMDTVRPRNDYHKGTWNSNNSNGRNNYKNSHNTYNNNGNKNKETIPNISRIPVQNSFMAPTIYPNITKSRSSCIIIVSSLKNASNDESEVGHTRILLKNSVETFLKGLKLEQDELKNFTIGPVDEDYCVFEFKSAKTTTMVLSCRSYFNKKLGLSNATWERPNDYIEPFDNLEKLCGGNVLTIEGLDDVKILDLESKIKELLQPYGIVTNCSMFPLMYKEETRDQQSVSQNEEPRNETEGEFTGCVILLFEENIDDKLEPFKTSMKYMRPNNGRLSQMTSAFTFFNLPHMAVENKHPESSILLLMNCVDPLDLKVPEFAQEIEETLRYTVDEVNDIKIIKPNIDYRLNFECIDQGVGNIYLRFTTVDAAKKAMEKLSGTQFNDRSILCSYVDEDDYKRTGVLRI
- the AAN1 gene encoding Aan1p (similar to Saccharomyces cerevisiae YKL075C; ancestral locus Anc_2.623); translation: MANSKEKLRIIEAHERSPVEGKGPVQDGKNTKSNAKSKDKKKYEQNERRSRRCRKRPLFNFQKDMQLKGTYYDVITSVKYINEKYGLRESYYVEKFIKCIHRKINHDVSRISDHYVNSLSPWVKVKFFFLLVTLCERGGPEYWFDKSDESKEPAKDPSSTNVSTLDSGNSTAVEEPAISSKNSDTSNGIAKESSSTNEDFISILKNSISPEFTLSELIMKQNINPDYNESTHDENYLYSSTWANFMEGLINHYLEKVIIPSSELKVCQQLYKPMMKIISLYNEYNELMEKSERNGFLSTPKETNSESTPTTTNDGEECDTASKKDSLDENEDVITQERLDRAQKLLWQAREDIPKTISKELTMLSEMYQTLSADEQDYELDEFVCCAEEYIETEYVPCLINVLFANCGTVNFWKIMLVLEPFFYYIEDLGEEDDDDEIGTEEPFDITGSTVITHNDTDANLTGAKIDNSKRVFSPDPRVMTLEKICKVAAKQKWI
- the PSG1 gene encoding Psg1p (similar to Saccharomyces cerevisiae YKL077W; ancestral locus Anc_2.624), which produces MKLTLSSLFLSSLSISLLGKGALAYKQVHRPNEKETTSEEAKPWLRTVYDTQVEIVTPTVIAGVTFSGKPLPTPDPLEPWVSLKKDGTPQTIKPEVKNGRTKKGRPNYSTYFKTATVVTYSYEQLKAHNMDPNDVYEEEVYLDEDDTYVSLNPVIRCTPERYFFKGLAKDISSEPFCTPRENSQWKVGKTYFVSWFTQFFDDEHSGTVIDKVRVHLSYVKEKASDKGYHKRDIPATFFSSEWVKNVDGMYPIEVDEDWLQGQYERRIVVSVQPFNVPDDEFNPLERGVLLYMILGSKVAKTTKEEWAMIDAGISDDKWYYVALTIPTLVVVVCVAIYFFLHFNGRYRDFSDVTQRALASRHRIIGKVSEMKKFRKMKNHRYDELPSYNKRKTK
- the SEN15 gene encoding Sen15p (similar to Saccharomyces cerevisiae SEN15 (YMR059W); ancestral locus Anc_2.625), whose product is MSAVYNRSEIEELVRNNLLQFHLWTEVTVATETLSWKESNIRLLTGRPPHKLSNDDEDVMTEYVLPVEMSQYKTSYLTLEFLDKIFDNLCPENTKRLTLAIINDDGTTVFYFVYKGIHKPKKN
- the DHR2 gene encoding RNA helicase (similar to Saccharomyces cerevisiae DHR2 (YKL078W); ancestral locus Anc_2.629), with the translated sequence MVSMSSKHKIVTTTKKQSKSVVKKPHPFKRSTVHPTARKIIRFEETETNNAEDDEYDGPTNHIQNNKQQLKLKVQSLLKTRKTLPVYQNKDEIMNHLRSNPVTVLIGETGSGKSTQIPQFLLDDLYKDKKHGSIAVTQPRRVAAINLATRVAQEFGCNLGSTVGYSVRFDNCTNSKTRLKYLTDGMLLRELMMDRNLKEYSVVIIDEAHERTVLTDLILGFLKSLIQGPRPDLKIIVMSATIQAEKFSQFFNNAPILFVEGRKFRVTQYYLKAPSDDIVDSIIRCCVQINQSEQMGDILCFLPGQEEIDKAVTILNKVSEVIAKETKVPLMIGHPLYAALSPAQQSLVFSPVKGFKRKVVFSTNIAETSVTISGVKFVVDSGLRKVKVWRHQLGLATLLTVPISQASAMQRSGRAGRESEGKCYRLYCESDYKKLPFETEPEIARSDVTSPVLMLKRYGIKDIVNWTWFENPGRDSLIMGLQELYTLAALDDSGKITERGKNMALLPIQPHLSSVLIKASESGCLSEVIDIVSCLSVENLLLNPQPEERDEVNERRLTICNGGKRYGDLIMLKELFNVYFYELDKSSSSADERRDWCKELCISYRGFKNVIKVREQLRMYCKRLFGKNDQDLFIAEEGIPKIGENKDEISKILKCFLTGFTKNCAIGMPDRSYRTVSTGETISVHPSSMLFSNKSCPGIMYTEYVFTTKGYARNVSRIELSWLQEVVNNGTAVAKQKVSE